One window of Siniperca chuatsi isolate FFG_IHB_CAS linkage group LG15, ASM2008510v1, whole genome shotgun sequence genomic DNA carries:
- the LOC122862121 gene encoding gap junction alpha-10 protein-like isoform X1, with product MGDWNLLGSILEEVHIHSTIVGKIWLTILFIFRMLILGAATEDVWDDEQSEFVCNTDQPGCKTVCYDRAFPISLIRFWVLQVIFVSAPSLVYMGHALYCIRALEKERHRRRAQLKEELDETELALGEHKRMERELRRLDEQRKVKKAPLRGSLLRTYIIHILTRSVVEVCFILGQYILYGVQLEPLYKCERLPCPNSVDCYISRPTEKTIFMVFMIAIAGVSLFLNILEISHLGIRKIKQTLYGERYTEDDSLIYKSKKKASIPHLCVMSNVSPHNGPLTQTFKVIPEADMKPPHYNTGLKANQDATRHNSLAHLGHSQTSYICPQPRMPPRFGQNCAIQAPQTHEGPEVHTAIVDHHPAWASAASNMEGSTTSHHENAHDGEHPHPSHLEALLSTSTLRPSTNRDLDEDERRESMASEVLIPNPRKTSFMIRLPSESLSSISGSTSPSLHTSEESDELGSLQGDMPMMPPAGGRRMSMSMFLDISSIMKK from the exons ATGGGTGACTGGAACCTGCTGGGCAGCATCCTAGAAGAGGTCCACATTCATTCCACCATTGTGGGCAAGATCTGGCTTACCATACTCTTCATCTTCCGCATGCTGATCCTGGGTGCAGCCACTGAGGATGTATGGGACGACGAGCAGTCCGAGTTTGTCTGCAACACTGACCAGCCCGGCTGCAAGACGGTTTGTTACGATCGTGCCTTTCCAATCTCCCTCATTCGCTTCTGGGTCCTGCAGGTCATCTTTGTCTCTGCTCCCTCACTGGTCTACATGGGCCATGCCCTCTACTGCATCAGAGCACTGGAGAAGGAGCGCCACCGCAGACGAGCCCAGCTGAAGGAGGAGCTGGATGAGACTGAGTTGGCGTTGGGCGAACATAAGCGCATGGAGAGGGAGCTGAGGAGGCTGGACGAGCAGAGGAAGGTGAAAAAGGCTCCTCTCAGAGGCTCTTTGTTGAGAACCTACATCATCCATATCCTTACACGGTCTGTGGTGGAGGTCTGCTTCATCCTGGGCCAGTATATACTCTATGGTGTCCAACTGGAGCCACTCTATAAGTGTGAGAGGCTGCCTTGCCCCAACAGTGTAGACTGTTACATCTCCAGGCCCACAGAGAAGACCATCTTCATGGTCTTCATGATTGCCATTGCTGGTGTGTCACTTTTcctcaacattttggaaatatcCCACCTGGGCATCAGGAAAATCAAACAGACACTTTATGGTGAGAGGTACACGGAAGATGACAGTTTGATTTACAAGTCCAAGAAGAAGGCATCCATACCACACCTCTGTGTAATGAGCAATGTATCACCTCACAACGGGCCTTTGACTCAGACCTTCAAAGTGATTCCAGAGGCGGACATGAAGCCACCTCATTACAACACTGGGCTCAAAGCCAACCAGGACGCAACGAGACACAACAGCTTGGCTCATCTGGGACACAGTCAGACCAGCTATATCTGCCCCCAACCTAGGATGCCACCAAGGTTTGGCCAGAACTGTGCAATCCAAGCTCCCCAAACCCATGAAGGTCCAGAGGTCCACACAGCCATTGTGGACCACCATCCAGCCTGGGCTTCTGCTGCGTCCAATATGGAGGGAAGTACAACAAGCCATCATGAGAATGCCCATGACGGAGAACACCCTCACCCCAGCCATTTGGAAGCTCTGCTGTCCACTAGCACCTTAAGGCCCAGCACTAACAGAGACCTGGATGAGGACGAGCGAAGGGAGTCAATGGCGAGTGAGGTCCTGATCCCTAACCCCAGGAAGACCAGCTTCATGATCAGGCTACCATCTGAGAGCTTGTCCTCCATCAGTGGCTCCACAAGCCCTTCCTTACATACGTCAGAGGAGTCGGATGAACTGGGCTCCCTGCAGGGAGACATGCCCATGATGCCGCCTGCCGGAGGCCGTAGAATGTCAATG agCATGTTTCTGGATATCTCCTCTATAATGAAGAAGTGA